The following proteins are encoded in a genomic region of Hydra vulgaris chromosome 05, alternate assembly HydraT2T_AEP:
- the LOC136080218 gene encoding uncharacterized protein LOC136080218, translated as MGTMKKCLKVFLIRFEKKRLANKNKILSNSNNTISLPWIPITSPRLKRIFRKTVYKTVFKSNANLKALLTSKNKSKLPRNSQLGTYLIKCKCSKVYVGELKLKIRTRVQQHQKFLTEGKLNQSALALHKVNCDEDIEWDKAETLKVEDKKFERKVREALEIQKHQCSPKCGGTNLDNRQNVIKICGLHFFHT; from the coding sequence ATGGGTACGatgaaaaaatgcttaaagGTATTTCTTATCAGATTCGAAAAAAAACgtttagcaaataaaaataaaattctatccAACTCTAATAATACAATCTCTTTACCATGGATACCAATAACATCTCCCAGACTTAAAAGAATATTCAgaaaaacagtttataaaactgtttttaaatcaaatgctaaCCTAAAAGCGCTGTTAAcgtctaaaaataaatcaaaattaccaCGCAACAGCCAACTAGGAACCTATTTAATTAAGTGCAAATGCTCCAAAGTGTATGTCGgtgaattaaaacttaaaatacgAACAAGGGTTcaacaacaccaaaaattttTGACTGAAGGCAAATTAAACCAGTCTGCATTAGCTTTGCATAAAGTAAATTGCGATGAGGACATTGAATGGGATAAAGCAGAAACACTTAAAGTTgaggataaaaaatttgaaagaaaagtccGTGAAGCCTTGGagatacaaaaacatcaatgttcTCCAAAGTGCGGTGGTACGAATTTGGACAATAgacaaaatgttataaaaatttgtggacttcatttttttcatacttaa
- the LOC136071893 gene encoding U1 small nuclear ribonucleoprotein C-like isoform X2: MPKYFCDYCDTYLTHDSPSVRKTHNNGRKHKDNVKFYYSKWMEDQAQALIDQTIKQAEKSSRNQPNMPNFPPGMLPPGMMPPLGMMPPMPPGMMPPMGGMMPPGMPPGMPPIGMPPRMSSHIGAPNSLKRPGGPINGGPPPQRPMGPGGPRGPPPGMALPTMLPQGMPRPPIRAGFRS; encoded by the exons ATGCCCAA atatttctGTGATTACTGTGATACATATTTGACACATGATTCA CCATCAGTCCGCAAGACACATAACAATGGGCGCAAGCACAAAGACAATGTcaagttttattattcaaaatggATGGAAGACCAAGCACAGGCTCTAATAGATCAAACta ttAAGCAAGCTGAGAAGTCATCAAGGAATCAACCAAATATGCCTAATTTTCCTCCTGGTATGCTACCTCCTGGAATGATGCCACCACTTGGAATGATGCCTCCTATGCCTCCAGGAATGATGCCGCCAATGG GTGGTATGATGCCTCCTGGAATGCCTCCTGGAATGCCTCCAATCGGAATGCCTCCTCGCATGAGTTCTCACATAGGCGCACCTAATAGTCTTAAACGACCTGGTGGACCAATAAATGGTGGTCCTCCTCCTCAACGCCCTATGGGACCTGGAGGTCCTAGAGGTCCCCCGCCTGGGATGGCACTTCCAACGATGCTTCCTCAGGGAATGCCTCGACCTCCTATTAGAGCAGGATTTCGAAGCTAA
- the LOC136071893 gene encoding U1 small nuclear ribonucleoprotein C-like isoform X1, protein MPKYFCDYCDTYLTHDSPSVRKTHNNGRKHKDNVKFYYSKWMEDQAQALIDQTIKQAEKSSRNQPNMPNFPPGMLPPGMMPPLGMMPPMPPGMMPPMGMPPPGGMMPPGMPPGMPPIGMPPRMSSHIGAPNSLKRPGGPINGGPPPQRPMGPGGPRGPPPGMALPTMLPQGMPRPPIRAGFRS, encoded by the exons ATGCCCAA atatttctGTGATTACTGTGATACATATTTGACACATGATTCA CCATCAGTCCGCAAGACACATAACAATGGGCGCAAGCACAAAGACAATGTcaagttttattattcaaaatggATGGAAGACCAAGCACAGGCTCTAATAGATCAAACta ttAAGCAAGCTGAGAAGTCATCAAGGAATCAACCAAATATGCCTAATTTTCCTCCTGGTATGCTACCTCCTGGAATGATGCCACCACTTGGAATGATGCCTCCTATGCCTCCAGGAATGATGCCGCCAATGGGTATGCCACCACCAG GTGGTATGATGCCTCCTGGAATGCCTCCTGGAATGCCTCCAATCGGAATGCCTCCTCGCATGAGTTCTCACATAGGCGCACCTAATAGTCTTAAACGACCTGGTGGACCAATAAATGGTGGTCCTCCTCCTCAACGCCCTATGGGACCTGGAGGTCCTAGAGGTCCCCCGCCTGGGATGGCACTTCCAACGATGCTTCCTCAGGGAATGCCTCGACCTCCTATTAGAGCAGGATTTCGAAGCTAA